One window of Mastacembelus armatus chromosome 20, fMasArm1.2, whole genome shotgun sequence genomic DNA carries:
- the socs6a gene encoding suppressor of cytokine signaling 6 yields the protein MKKISLKTIRKSLNIKGKEEGEFVMLQQPSVTTEFSKEDSLFGGCYKELSGCDPSGEEDKGGQNKGRSKSESLMGSLKRRLSAKQKAKGKGGSSAVVSMDDEDTFSSSSVPISFNEVKAQRPLRSASLRSHHYSPSPWPLRSVSSDEACIKMEVKVKAMVHSPSPSPNLNGIRKEFHDFQMEGLFQEQGESLKNLQQPQNGELHLNIDENDVPVVLGLTPQDYIQYTMPLDEGMYPEGSHSFCLDSSSPMEVVTEADNGSLHTDQGQEEHDLVSVMPPDLFMETSVNSLLIGSAGVMLQSSRVEIPPPLSPLIPPMTSNAHIPRSFSGFSSSDNQVAERVRHHLNFDPNSAPGVSRVYDSVQSSGHNVVTSLTEELKKLARQGWYWGPITRWEAEEKLVNLADGSFLVRDSSDDRYLLSLSFRSQGKTLHTRIEHSNGRFSFYEQPDVEGHTSIVDLIEHSIRDSENGAFCYSRSRLPGSATYPVRLTSPVSRFMQVRSLQYLCRFVIRQYTRIDLIQKLPLPNKMKDYLQEKHY from the coding sequence ATGAAGAAGATAAGTCTTAAGACTATCCGCAAGTCCCTCAACATAAAGGGCAAAGAGGAGGGTGAGTTTGTCATGCTCCAGCAGCCCTCGGTGACAACAGAGTTTTCCAAGGAAGACTCACTTTTTGGGGGTTGCTACAAAGAGCTCTCTGGCTGTGACCCTAGTGGAGAAGAGGACAAAGGGGGCCAGAATAAGGGCCGCTCAAAGAGTGAGAGCCTGATGGGATCACTAAAGAGAAGGCTGTCTGCCAAACAGAAGGCAAAAGGGAAAGGTGGCTCCTCTGCTGTAGTCTCAATGGATGATGAGGAcactttttcctcctcttctgtgcCCATCAGCTTCAATGAGGTGAAAGCCCAGAGACCCCTTAGATCTGCGTCCTTACGGAGCCATCATTATAGCCCTTCACCATGGCCTTTGCGTTCAGTCAGCTCTGATGAGGCATGTATTAAGATGGAGGTAAAAGTTAAAGCCATGGTTCACTCTCCTAGCCCTAGTCCCAATTTAAATGGTATCCGGAAAGAATTTCATGACTTCCAAATGGAAGGGCTTTTTCAGGAGCAAGGAGAATCCTTAAAGAATCTCCAGCAGCCACAAAATGGTGAGCTGCATCTAAATATTGATGAAAATGATGTGCCTGTGGTGCTGGGGTTGACGCCCCAGGACTATATCCAGTATACAATGCCTTTAGATGAGGGAATGTACCCGGAAGGGTCCCACTCTTTCTGCCTGGacagctcctctcctatggagGTGGTGACTGAAGCAGACAATGGGTCCCTCCACACAGACCAGGGACAAGAGGAACATGATCTGGTTAGTGTAATGCCTCCGGATCTCTTCATGGAAACCTCAGTTAATAGTCTTCTCATCGGTTCTGCTGGTGTCATGCTCCAAAGTTCTAGAGTAGAGATTCCACCTCCCCTTTCTCCACTCATTCCACCCATGACAAGTAATGCACACATCCCCAGGTCCTTTTCGGGGTTTAGCTCTTCAGACAACCAGGTAGCTGAGAGAGTAAGACACCATCTCAACTTTGACCCAAATTCAGCTCCTGGGGTCAGTCGGGTGTACGACTCAGTTCAGAGCAGTGGGCACAATGTTGTGACCAGCCTGACAGAGGAGCTTAAAAAGCTGGCGAGGCAGGGCTGGTACTGGGGCCCCATCACACGCTGGGAGGCAGAGGAAAAGCTGGTTAACTTGGCTGATGGCTCATTCTTGGTCAGAGACAGCTCAGACGACAGGTACTTGCTCAGCCTGAGTTTCAGGTCACAGGGCAAAACCCTTCACACCCGCATCGAACACTCCAATGGACGCTTCAGCTTCTACGAACAGCCCGATGTGGAGGGACACACATCCATAGTTGACTTAATTGAACACTCTATCAGAGACTCAGAGAATGGAGCCTTTTGTTATTCTAGGTCTCGCTTACCAGGGTCTGCAACCTACCCTGTAAGACTGACCAGCCCAGTATCTCGGTTTATGCAAGTGCGCTCACTGCAGTATCTTTGTCGCTTTGTCATTAGGCAATACACAAGGATAGACTTGATCCAGAAACTGCCCTTGCCTAATAAGATGAAAGATTATCTGCAGGAGAAGCACTActga